A section of the Triticum dicoccoides isolate Atlit2015 ecotype Zavitan chromosome 7A, WEW_v2.0, whole genome shotgun sequence genome encodes:
- the LOC119332054 gene encoding uncharacterized protein LOC119332054 produces the protein MVAEMGEAAPAAMVETEVVPGAEGSHGEALMVLETLASSSLACSVPQFPTKWNSVKDKLRQLCSGLSLLRGNGGHGEEEEDEKGEEYHVLVQFLQSASATVRGILDVASQCSDGTYGDGRLRLRSDMDGLSAKLEAHVRQLKEMASTGAATSPSQAIVAVRPGADAGVAEKRFFLKDLFSRIRIGGPVQRAQALATIAELMSEDEACVRVVALDVDDGVAVLAGFLESRDPRVQEEAAGAVAVVAGSDSYRGMLVKAGVIAPLVQVLENAGGVGAATALARERAAQALRELTENSDNVWAVCAHGGVTTLLHACADAGSGGRLLSSSFAVLRNLSRVEEVKMFMVEQGVVTELVKLSQKMEEVRKLGAVELLHAMALDDADVREEAISMGVIQSLLQLIYPDLPYSYKAREVALAAIWFFCFSSASSIDDLTSSDVLGWLLHYLNNGDYAVLDCTLKILRHLAEASEEYSRMMARAGYFPALAGLLAAKSFRVREMAAQVLSSLLALHGNRVIFIQDGDNLDRLLQLLDPSEGKLMAKGLILSAVTPLAETGAGRKKIVSSEHFGSLKELADSGDPDAKKVVKKIANSSRLQSMFSKIWSA, from the coding sequence ATGGTTGCAGAGATGGGAGAAGCAGCGCCGGCAGCAATGGTGGAAACAGAAGTGGTGCCAGGGGCAGAGGGCAGCCATGGCGAGGCGCTGATGGTGCTGGAGACTCTGGCGTCGTCTTCGCTGGCCTGCTCCGTCCCGCAGTTCCCGACCAAGTGGAATTCCGTCAAGGACAAGCTCCGCCAGCTCTGCTCCGGCCTCAGTTTGCTGCGCGGCAATGGCGGccacggcgaggaggaggaggacgagaaaGGGGAGGAATATCATGTGCTGGTTCAGTTTCTGCAGTCTGCTTCGGCCACCGTGAGGGGCATCCTGGACGTGGCCTCGCAGTGCAGCGACGGCACGTACGGCGACGGGCGGCTGCGCCTGCGGAGCGACATGGACGGCCTGAGCGCCAAGCTGGAGGCGCACGTGCGGCAGCTCAAGGAGATGGCCTCCACCGGCGCGGCCACGTCGCCGTCGCAGGCCATCGTCGCGGTGCGGCCGGGCGCCGACGCGGGCGTCGCCGAGAAGCGGTTCTTCCTCAAGGACCTCTTCTCCCGGATCAGGATCGGCGGGCCCGTGCAGCGGGCGCAGGCGCTGGCCACCATCGCCGAGCTCATGTCGGAGGACGAGGCGTGCGTGCGGGTGGTGGCGCTCGACGTGGACGACGGCGTCGCCGTGCTCGCCGGCTTCCTCGAGTCGCGGGACCCGCGCGTCCAGGAGGAGGCCGCGGGCGCGGTGGCCGTCGTGGCGGGGTCCGACTCGTACAGGGGCATGCTGGTGAAGGCCGGCGTGATCGCGCCGCTGGTGCAGGTGCTGGAGAACGCGGGCGGCGTGGGCGCAGCCACGGCGCTCGCCAGGGAGCGCGCGGCACAGGCGCTGCGGGAGCTGACGGAGAACTCGGACAACGTGTGGGCCGTGTGCGCGCACGGCGGCGTCACGACGCTCCTCCACGCCTGCGCCGACGCCGGCAGCGGCGGCCGGCTGCTCAGCTCCTCCTTCGCCGTGCTCCGGAACCTGAGCAGGGTGGAAGAAGTAAAGATGTTCATGGTGGAGCAGGGCGTGGTGACCGAGCTGGTAAAGCTCTCGCAGAAGATGGAGGAGGTCCGCAAGCTCGGCGCCGTGGAGCTGCTGCACGCCATGGCGCTCGACGACGCCGACGTGAGGGAAGAAGCCATCAGCATGGGGGTGATCCAGTCGCTCCTCCAGCTGATATACCCGGACCTCCCCTACTCCTACAAGGCGCGCGAGGTGGCCCTCGCGGCCATCTGGTTCTTCTGCTTCTCCTCGGCGAGCTCCATCGACGACCTCACCAGCTCCGACGTGCTCGGCTGGCTGCTCCACTACCTCAACAACGGCGACTACGCGGTGCTGGACTGCACGCTCAAGATCCTCCGCCACCTCGCGGAGGCCTCGGAGGAGTACAGCCGGATGATGGCCCGGGCCGGGTACTTCCCCGCGCTCGCCGGCCTGCTCGCCGCGAAGTCCTTCCGGGTGCGGGAGATGGCGGCGCAGGTGCTGTCCAGCCTGCTGGCGCTGCACGGGAACCGGGTCATCTTCATCCAGGACGGCGACAACCTGGACCGGCTGCTGCAGCTGCTCGACCCGTCCGAGGGCAAGCTGATGGCCAAGGGGCTGATCCTCTCCGCCGTCACGCCGCTGGCCGAGACCGGCGCCGGGAGGAAGAAGATCGTGTCGTCGGAGCACTTCGGGAGCCTCAAGGAGCTGGCCGACTCCGGCGACCCCGACGCCAAGAAGGTCGTCAAGAAGATCGCCAACAGCAGCAGGCTGCAGTCGATGTTCAGCAAGATATGGAGCGCCTAA